The following are encoded together in the Peribacillus sp. FSL H8-0477 genome:
- a CDS encoding helix-turn-helix domain-containing protein, whose product MEAEKWGRRIRAFRKLKGFTQEGFAKKIGVSVSLLGEIERGNRLPSEQFLTEVTNILQISMDELQPPEDRIE is encoded by the coding sequence ATGGAAGCTGAAAAGTGGGGAAGACGGATTAGGGCTTTTAGAAAGTTAAAGGGATTTACACAAGAAGGATTTGCGAAGAAAATCGGCGTTTCTGTTTCTTTATTAGGAGAAATAGAACGAGGCAATCGTCTGCCATCAGAACAATTTTTAACTGAGGTGACGAATATTCTTCAGATTAGTATGGATGAACTTCAACCTCCAGAGGATAGAATAGAATAA